TAATTTGCGATCCATGTCTGATACTGACCGGAGCGGGTCTTGATCTCTTCATGAACCGGAATACTTTCGACCACCGACCAGGTTAACCCTTTTTCCGCCAGAATCGCCTGACGTTTTTTAATCTCATCGACCGGCCACACTTCACCGTTCGGAATGTGGTGCAATGCTGTCACAACACCCGTTGCACCAGCCTGACGCACATCATCAAGCGATACCGGATCGTTAGGCCCGTACCAACGCCAGGTTTGTTCCATTGCTTTACCTCACAAAGTTGTTATACCAAATTAGCTTACCTGAATGACGACTACCATACAGGCTTCTACGAGGTGATCAATAAAAGGGGCGTGATTGATTGATCCAGCTCACATTACCCGGATAAATCAGGCTTACCAATTTAATTTGTTGTCATATAACTTTACACTGGTGTTGTTAATTTATGGTTAATCAGGTGTGTAATAAATGACTACAATTGCCTCAGCAATATTGCCGGATGGCGTACAAACGCCACGCTATGACCGCCAGCAACTGAAAACCCGCATGGTGCATTTCGGTTTTGGTGCCTTTCATCGTGCGCATCAGGCATTACTGACCGATCGGGTGCTGAACGCCCAGGGCGGAGATTGGGGAATTTGTGAAATCAGCCTGTTCAGCGGCGACACTCTGATGCGTCAACTCCGCGAGCAGGATCATTTATACACCGTGCTGGAAAAAGGCGCAGACGGCAATCAGGCGATTATTGTCGGTGCCGTCAACGAATGTCTGAATGCGAAACTCGATTCGCTCGCCGCTATAATCGAAAAATTCTGCGAACCTCAGGTGGCGATTGTCTCACTGACCATCACCGAAAAAGGGTATTGCATCGATCCGGCTACTGGCGCGCTGGACCTGACAAATCCGCGCATTGTTCACGACCTGCAATCGCCTGATGAACCCCATTCAGCACCGGGTATTCTGGTGGAAGCACTGTCACGTCGGCAGGCACGCGGCCTGGCAGCTTTTTCTGTACTCTCCTGCGATAACATTCCTGATAACGGGCACGTCGTGAAGAACGCCGTGCTGGGGATGGCGGAAAAACGATCCCCCGCGCTGGCGGACTGGATCCGCGAGCACGTCAGCTTCCCTGCCACGATGGTTGACCGCATTGTTCCGGCCGCGACGGAAGAGTCGCTGGCGGAGATCACTCGCGAACTGGGCGTGACCGATCCTTGCGCCATCAGCTGTGAACCGTTCATTCAATGGGTGGTTGAAGACCACTTTGTCGCCGGTCGTCCCGCATGGGAAGCGGCTGGCGTGCAGATGGTCAGCGATGTGCGTCCCTGGGAAGAGATGAAATTACGGATGCTTAATGGCAGCCACTCGTTTCTCGCGTATCTCGGTTATCTTTCCGGATTTCAGCATATTAATGAGTGCATGCAGGACAGCGCATTCCGCGAAGCCGCGTACCGACTGATGATGGACGAACAGGCGCCGACGCTCACTATTACTGACGTGGATTTGACCGGTTACGCGCAAAGCCTGATTGAACGCTTTGCGAATCCGGCGCTGAAGCATAAAACCTGGCAAATCGCGATGGACGGCAGTCAGAAACTGCCGCAGCGGATGCTGGCGGGCATTCGTCTCCATCTGGCACGCGAAAGCGCATGGCCACTCTTAGCGCTGGGCGTGGCGGGGTGGATGCGCTATGTCAGCGGCGTCGATGATGCCGGCACGACCATCGACGTTCGCGACCCGCTGAATGATAAAATCCGCGCAAGGGTCGCGGCCAGTACTGAGGATCAGCGCGTGTCGGCACTGCTCTCTTTATCGGAAATTTTCAGCAACGACCTCCCGCACAATCCGGTTTTTGTCCAGGCGATTGAAACGGCCTGGCAGCGTATCGCGCAACACGGTGCACATCAGGCGGTGATTGATACGTTAAAAAATTAACAATTTCTGCCATTAAGGCGAACGGAGGCCGTCTTCGTTCGCCCCGCCCTTCTCTTTTTCACTTTTTTTCGCCAGGATTAATGGAAACCGTTACGGTACATTATTCTGGAGCAGGCGTGACCAAAACTAACCTCATCACCGGTTTCCTCGGCAGCGGAAAAACCACTTCTATCCTCCATCTGTTAGCGCACAAAGACCCCACCGAAAAATGGGCGGTACTGGTCAATGAGTTCGGTGAGGTCGGCATTGACGGCGCTCTGCTTGCTGATAGCGGCGCGTTGCTCAAAGAGATCCCCGGCGGCTGTATGTGCTGCGTGAACGGCCTGCCCATGCAGGTTGGACTGAATACCCTGCTGCGTCAGGGAAAACCAGACCGCCTGCTGATCGAACCAACTGGACTGGGGCATCCGAAACAGATCCTCTCCCTCCTCACCGCACCGGTGTATGAACCCTGGATCGACCTGCGCGCCACGTTGTGCATTCTTGATCCTCGCGGATTGCTGGATGAAAAAAGCGTTACCAATGAGAACTTCCGCGATCAGTTAGCGGCAGCAGATATCATTGTGGCGAATAAAACCGATCGTGCGACTGCGGAAAGTGAACGTGCGCTGCAAACCTGGTGGCAACAGTTTGG
The sequence above is drawn from the Citrobacter amalonaticus genome and encodes:
- a CDS encoding mannitol dehydrogenase family protein; its protein translation is MTTIASAILPDGVQTPRYDRQQLKTRMVHFGFGAFHRAHQALLTDRVLNAQGGDWGICEISLFSGDTLMRQLREQDHLYTVLEKGADGNQAIIVGAVNECLNAKLDSLAAIIEKFCEPQVAIVSLTITEKGYCIDPATGALDLTNPRIVHDLQSPDEPHSAPGILVEALSRRQARGLAAFSVLSCDNIPDNGHVVKNAVLGMAEKRSPALADWIREHVSFPATMVDRIVPAATEESLAEITRELGVTDPCAISCEPFIQWVVEDHFVAGRPAWEAAGVQMVSDVRPWEEMKLRMLNGSHSFLAYLGYLSGFQHINECMQDSAFREAAYRLMMDEQAPTLTITDVDLTGYAQSLIERFANPALKHKTWQIAMDGSQKLPQRMLAGIRLHLARESAWPLLALGVAGWMRYVSGVDDAGTTIDVRDPLNDKIRARVAASTEDQRVSALLSLSEIFSNDLPHNPVFVQAIETAWQRIAQHGAHQAVIDTLKN
- a CDS encoding CobW family GTP-binding protein; the encoded protein is MTKTNLITGFLGSGKTTSILHLLAHKDPTEKWAVLVNEFGEVGIDGALLADSGALLKEIPGGCMCCVNGLPMQVGLNTLLRQGKPDRLLIEPTGLGHPKQILSLLTAPVYEPWIDLRATLCILDPRGLLDEKSVTNENFRDQLAAADIIVANKTDRATAESERALQTWWQQFGGNRQLVQVTHGQIDRQLLDLPRLNLAELPTSAAHSHSHPEPRGLAALSLPTQQRWRRSLNSGQGHQACGWIFDADTVFDTIGLLEWARLAPVGRVKGVMRIPEGLVRINRQGEDLHIETQNVAPPDSRIELISSTEADWNTLQSALLKLRLAEHA